The window TATGCCTTTAAAACTTCTTTGTGATGCTGCACTTCTAATGGCAGCCCTTCGGTTATCTTCTCTCCATAATTGAGGGCTAAAACCCTGTCAGAGATATCCATAACCAATTTCATATCATGCTCTATCAAAAGTATGGTTATACCAAAGTCCTCCTTTATATCCTGAATCCATATCATCAAATCTCCTTTTTCCTCCAGATTCATTCCGGCTGATGGCTCATCCAGAAGAAGCAACTGGGGTTCCAATGCCAATGCCCTCCCCAGTTCAACAAGCCTCCGGGTACCAAAAGGAAGATTTGCAACCAGTTGATTCCTGGCAGACTGTAAGTCAAGAAAATCTATGATACGTTCAACTGCCTCTCGATTAGCAACCTCTTCCTTTACCACCTTTCGAGTAAAGAAGGCGCTATTTAAGATATTGGTCTTCATCTGACAGTGCCTTCCTAAAAGAAGGTTATCAAGGGTAGTCATGTGGGAGAACAATTCAATATTCTGAAAAGTACGGGCGATCCCTTTTACGGCAATTTTGTGAGGCCTACATCTTATTATATCTTCTCCTTTAAATATTATTCTACCCGTATCTGGTTTATAAATTCCGCTAATACAGTTGAAGAGGGTAGTCTTTCCAGCTCCATTAGGGCCAATAATGGAATATATGGAATTCTCTTCTACCTGAAAGCTGACATTGTTTAAAGCCTTCAGGCCACCAAAGCGGATAAGTAAGTTTTCTACTTCGAAGAAAGGCATAGAAAGCCTCTTTATTCTTTTACCTCTAACCAATCACTGATCTTTACAGCTTTTCCCTTTACACACTTTCCTAAGAATACAGACCGCTGACCTTGCCGTTGATTCGGAGAAAATGTGATATTATGACCGATACCACCATTCCAGTTTTTTATTGTCTCCATAGCATCAGCAAACTTCTCCCGGGTCAGATCCCGCCCCGCACGTCTGAACCCCTCTATCATCGGCTCAGCAAAGAGAAATCCGGCATAGAAAAACATCCCCCATCTTTCATTGGGTGAAAATTCACCATGAGCCTTTTTATACTTGATCATAAGGGGGTGTTTAGAGTCAGGGAGCTCAGCAAAGCAATCAAATATCACACCCTCCCATAATCCTTTTGTTATATCGTACATCATCTCTGCATCGGATAGGGTACTCGTAGTCATCCATACTGGGTTAAAGCCTATCTTTGCCGCTGCCCCCATCGTCATAGCAGCATGTTTGGGCAAAAGCCAGAGAATTACTATGTCCGGATCAGACATCTTTAACCTCAACACCTGAGAACTAATATCGGTATCCAGAGGCTCTACGGAGACCTCTTGTACTAATTTAGCGTTGTATCCTTCCAGTGTCTTCTTTGCACCCATCAGACCCTCTTTACCATAGTCATCATTCTGATAAAAGAAAGCAATCTTCTTCTTTTTAAGAGTATTATAAGCATATAATGTCAGAATATGGGCTTCGTCAACATAGTTGGGATAGAGGGCAAAGAGATACCTGGTGGGGGGATTTGCCCATCTGCTGGAACCCGATGCCGGTCCTACCCATGGAATCTTTTGATCATTTAAGTATCTTTTAACTGCCATACCGGTAGCTGTTCCTACACCGCCTGCAAAACCGAATACTCCGACCCTGCCAACAAGCTCCTTAACAGCAGCAACGGTTCTGGGTGGTTGGTAAGCATCGTCACGAATATAGTGTATAAGCTTTCTTCCATGTATTCCGCCCTCAGCATTCAGCATCTTAAAGTAAGCTTCTGTACCTCTGGCAACTGCTCCCCACAAGGCTGCCGGGCCAGTCTGGGGGCTCCACTGTCCGATCTTAATGGTATCCTCGGACACGCCAACCTCAGATGCAATGGAGTTGCCAAAAAAGAGGGTCAAACAGATGAATAATAGCAAAACAACCAAAGTGTTTTTAAAACTTTTGATAAACATATTTGCCTCCTTTTTTAAGGTTAATGACACCAATAGCCTCCCTTTTAAACCTTTTTTACGTAATGCCTTGCCAAAAGTCCGCTGGGCCTTATACATAGAACAAGAACGATGATTGCAAATGCCACAACAGATTTGAACTCTGTTGATACATACCATCCAAACAGGTTCTCAACCACCCCAAGAATCCCACCGCCCAGTGCCGCTCCGGGCAGGCTGGTCATACCCCCTAAAACTGCCGAAGCAAATGCCTTTAATAGGGGGTCTATCATCATATTAGGGTCGAGTAAGGTAATAGGGGCAATCAGTACACCGGCTACCGCACCAATCAGAGAGCTAAGTCCCCATGTAAAAGAGAGAATCCTCTTGGATCTAATCCCCATAAGACGGGCCGCCATCTGGTTTTGAGCCGTTGCTTTCATAGCAATGCCCAATTTAGAATATCTGAAAAAGAGGAATAGAATAACCATCAGACTGATACAGACTGCAAAAATCCAGAGATTTAACTGGCTTATTACAATGCCTTTTAGATTATAAACCCTCGTATCCAATATAGGAGAAGGAAAACTCTTGGTTTCTGCCCCCCATTTCCATCCGGCAAAACCATACAGAACCATTTCTGCACCAAGGGTAATCACAATCAATCCTAAGAGAGTGGGGTTTTTGGTAGGTCTGAGGAACGCAAGCTCAATGATCATACCTAGAATCAAGGAAAATATAAGAGTCAGAGGAAAGGCAATAAGAAAAGGTATGTTATAGGTTGACAAAAGGGAATATGCAAAGAATGTGCTCACCATAGCCATCTCACCCTGGGCAAAGTTCAATACCTCAGAGGTCTTATAGATAATTACCATCGCCAGGGCGATTAAGGCATAACAGCTTCCTATGGCTAATCCACTGGCTATGATTTGGGATAGTTGGGTCAACATAATGTTATTCTCATGCTATTCATTGAAAGTAGAGCTTTGGAAAAGGGATACTTTTCCAAAAGAACTACATTTTTAATGGTCTCTGAAAGGTTCATGCCTACTAAAGTGTATGGATATTAAAACGGCCACTTTTTCCAATAGTATTTAATCTTTAGCCACCGTCCCCATAACCCTAATGGTTCGAAAATTATTATAACGATCAATATCAATCCAAATATTATGCTTGATACATTGGCTATCCCACTTATACTAAACCATCCCTGGGAGAGGAAAATTACCCCTTTCCCCAAGAGAGGGATTTCAGGGATATTATTCAACTGTATCTGCAAAATGGTGATTAATATTGCCCCAAGAATAGACCCCAAAATGGAACCAAGACCCCCTACCACAACCATAGCCAGGAAAGATATAGAAAGAAAAAAATTGAAGTTCTGGGGGTTGATGAACCCCAGAACAAAACCCATCAAACTCCCTCCAATACCAGTGTAGAACGCACTTACTGCAAATGCCAGAGTCTTATAGTAGGTAAGATTTACACCTATTGTCTCAGCAGCTATATCACTATCCCTAATAGCGATAAATGCTCGGCCTACCTTTGATTTAATTATGTTTATGGCCGCTATGGTCATACCTACTGTAACTATCATAATTAAATAATAGAGATGCCTATCTGTATTCAGTTCAAAATGCCCAAATGTTATCTTTGGAGTAACAATACCCATGTGACCACCAAAGAACCCTTCCCAATGTCCAATAATCTGGATGATGGCCATCCCAAAACCCATTGTGGCAATAACCAGATAAGGACCCTTTAGCCTCAATGCGGGAAGACCCAGAAGAAAACCAAAGACAGCAGCAATCAGACCGGAGGCAGGCAACGCAAATACAAAAGGGAGATGGAGTCTGGTCATTATCAGAGCCGAAGCATATGCCCCAATGGCAAAAAAACCAGCATGCCCCAGAGATATCTGCCCTGTGTACCCTACCAGGATGTTCATACCCAGCGCTACTATTACATTTATTAGCACCAGATTAAGATTATAGACGATATAACCCTTTGTAAACAGTGGTAACAATACCAGGAAGGCAATCAATAAGAAGAACCAGACTTTAACCACATTAGTTGGGAACAATCTGATGTCTTCCTGGTAGCCTCTTTTTATATCCATAGTCTCAGAGTCTTCCTAAATAACAAAAGCCTGCAAATTTTATTACATGAAGCACACAAATTTTTGACACGTTACCATATTTTTTGGCTTTCATCAATAAGTAAAATCATATCTATCTAAAAAGGGGGGTTTTTTTCTGCCTCCGTTGAATCTTACTGCATACCTGATGAACACCCTTGACAATAACAGGCTTCTCTGATAGGTAGTCGTACAAAAGAATCTTCTGGCTCCGACAACATATTGGGAAAACCTTTCAGGCAAACAGGTTTGGACTTTATAAGGATTTTTCCCATATGATTAATGTTTGAATAAGGAGGTCTTCCTATGTTTAATATAGTTTCTGAAGAAACTTATCAGGATGGCGACGTTATCATCAGGGAGGGAGATTCAGGGGACTGGGTGTATGTGATTCTGTCAGGCAAAGTTGAAATATCTAAGACGGTTGGAGGAAATGAATTTATCCTAGGATTGCTCCAGCCAGGTGAGATATTTGGTGAACTTGCTTTCTTAACAGGCATCAGTTCCTCAGAAGGTTTTAAGCGAACTGCTACAGCCCGTGCTGTTGGTGTAACTACCGTTGGAGTTATTGACCGGGAATTTCTGGACCGGGAATTTAACAAAATCCATTCAGACTTCAGGATGATTCTCACAACTATAGTGGAAAGGTTCAGGAAGATGTTGGGTAGGGCTTCCGATTTTTCATCGCGGAAAGAGACTCGTATTTTACAGACTTTGTCCTTAACCTACAAGGATAAAAAATCCTTTGCCAAAGCTTACACAGGAAATTTAAGCAATGGGGGGCTTTTCATTATAACCGAAAATCCCTTCCAGCAGGGCGAGCAGTTTCTACTCAAACTGCAATTACCAGGCCTTTCGGACTCTGTGAAAGTCAAGTGTGAAGTGGTATGGACGAGAAAAAAATCGGAAACACCAGAGACCTCTCCCCCTGGGATGGGAGTAAAGTTCATTGATATTACAAAAAAGAACCATCTAATGCTGGAACAGTACCTCAAAGAAATAGCCAAGGACGAAGAAAAACTTTAGGTTTCGCTTCACAGGGCTCGCCCTTCAAGACCTGAATTATCAAAAAACTCTTAGATAAAGTGAAAAGGATTGGCAACCGACTGGAAAGGTCTGACTCCGAATTGAGCTCAAGAATAGTCTCAAACCTATACGGCCCTTCATTTATCACGATGGGCATTGCGAATCTATTTACCGTATCGAGTTTCAGCAGCTTTTTCCTCTTCCCTATTTTCATTACACACCATGGAGGCTCAAAGGCAGACATAGGAATCATCATGGGTTTGTTTGCTCTCTCTGCTGTTCTTTGTCGTCCCTGGGTATCTGAGATGATCGACAGGATAGGGAGAAAGAGAAGCTATACCGTTGGATGCCTTATCATGAGTCTCCTGCCCGTCACGTATATGCTCTTTCGAGGGGACCTGTCCAGCTTTTACTTCCCCCTCATTTTCATCAGGTTTGTACATGGTGTTGGATTGGCAATCTGTTTCACCTCGGCATTCACCTACATTGCTGACATCGTCCCTAAAGACCGCCTCAATGAAGGGATAGGCATGTTTGGTGTCACAGGGCTTACGGGATTAGCAATTGGGCCTATTGTTGCTGAGATAGTTATCCGGTCTTTTGGTTTTTCCGTCTTCTTTCTTACCTCCGCCGTAATGGCCACCCTTGGGCTTTTGGTCCATCTGCCCCTCCCTGAGTCTTATGTCCCTGCCTCCCATGGGTCATCTCAATCCTTTTTCTCAGTGCTTGTCGAGAGAAAGTTATTTTCCGTGGCATTGGTGGCAATGCTATTTGGTTTTGGCTTAGCAGCTTCTGGCAGTTTTGTTTCCCCTTTTGCTAAAGAACACAATTTACCATTTATCTCCCTCTACTTTATCTCCTACTCTTCATCAGCTGTTGCCACAAGACTTTTAGGAGGGAGACTTGCAGACAGGGTTGGTGAAAATCAAATCATCCCCTATGCCATGGTTCTGACGGGCACAGGCCTTCTGATATTGATTTTCATGGGAGGATCTATGATATTAGTTCTTTCGGGGCTTCTGACCGGCTGTGGTCACGGGTTCCTTTTTCCAAGTCTAAATTCGTTGATCATCCGCAACCAGCCAATCAACATCCGTGGTAAGATTACAGGAATATTCACAGGAAGCATCGATGCAGGATCGTTTATAGGGTCTATTATCCTAGGTTACATTGGAGAATGGGCAGGATTTCAGGCACTCTTCTTGGTCGCGGGTCTCGCACTCCTTGCCGGGCTTTGGATATACAAGCCTAAAATAATACGGGATAAATGACTGTTTACTGTCCTATCTAGTAGAGTGTTTCGAAAGTAACATTCCGATGCTGTCATTTCGAGTGAAACGAGAAATCTTAAAGTGAAAGACCTGAAACAAAACAACTCAATCCCTAAGAACCTCAACATAGAAATAGAAAAGCTTGTCTATGGCGGTGAAGGGCTTGCAAGGACGGAATTTGGGGTTTTACTGGTACCCAATACTGTGCCTGGTGAAACCATCCTTGTGTCTTCTATCCATAAAAGAAGAGGAGTATTCCATGGAAGGCTTCAGGACATATTTAAACCTTCAGAACACAGGGTTCCACCATTTTGTGATAACTTTGCAAAGGGGTGTGGAGGCTGTCAATGGCAACACATAGATTATCTTGAACAGGTAGAGATAAAAAGAAGAATAATTGAAGAAACTCTGGAAAGGATTGGGAAAAAGACTGTTAAATTCCCGCCCCTGGTATTTGATCTCTGTTTCAAGGGAACCAGACTTCGTAGTCTCTTTCACATCTGTCACAAAAAATCAGAGATAGGTTTTTACCGCTTCAATACCAATGACATCATACCGATAAAAGAATGCCCTCTGTGTGTCTCATCTATAAACCATGCCCTCTCTACAATTCACGAAAATTATGATATGCTTAAATCTGCCGACTCCGCTAGCATAATTACAAACGGAAACAACGTTCAGTTATATCTTGAAGGAGTAAAAGGTAGCCCTCTATATTTTGGCCCTCAGTATATTGAGTTTCTCACAGGTGGATTCAAATACCTTGCCAATGCTAAAGTCTTCTTTCAAGGACATAGCACGCTGAACGGTAAGCTTATACAAATTATTAATGACTTGGTTGGAGAAAAAAGGGGAGAACTGCTTCTCGACCTTTTCTGCGGTGTGGGCTTCCTCTCCATCCCTGTTTCTTCTCACTTCAACCACGTCGTTGGCATTGACAATCAACAGGAATCTATACAGTTGGCAAAAGAAAATGCAAAACTCAACAGATTAACCAATATGGAATTTTACAGGCAGGACCTGGGATTAAAAAACTGTCTTTCCGGTATAACCTCTGTTGATGCTGTTATCATCGATCCACCACGAAGCGGGTGCCCGAAAATACTAATTGAAGAGTTGGCCAGGCTAAATCCCCCTCAGATCATCATGGTTTCCTGCAATCCGGCAACAATGGCTAGAGACATAAGGATGCTCATGAATAACGGATATGAAATTGTCTCTGGTTATGGTATAGACATCTTCCCCCAGACCTTCCATGTGGAAACCATCGTGAGTCTGATAAAAAAATGATGTCCTGAACAAGTCTGTAGAAAAACTACTTGAGTCTTTTTGTATAATCTCATGCGTAAACAAGACGACGACCTTTCGGTTCTGGAATAAAATCATTAAACTCTTCTGCTGTTTTTATCCAAAGTTGAATTGCTTCTTTAGCGTTTCTTAATGCTAATTCATAACTTTTTCCATGTGCCATACACCCGGGTAGTTCTGGAACTTCTGCTATATATGCATTGTCGTCATCGCTCCAATATATTATTATTTCGTATCTCTCCATTAATCTTGACCTCCTAGTTTATACTTCAATATCATATTTCTTACTTGTTTCACCTGGTAAGGCTTTGCCTTGTTGCTATCTTTTTGTAAATTTATTTTCTCTTCAATCCCTGCTTTTCTAAAAATATGATGACTTCCACTTACTCTCATCTCAAAGCCACAATGAAGCAATAAGTTGCACAAATCATTAAAGGCGATATTTGCGTCTGCCCTACCACCAAGTATTTGTTGTGTTAGTCGCTCATATTTATTCATTCTTTTTTACACCTAATGAGTCTGGAGAAAAACTACTTGACTCTTTTTGCCTAAAGGTAACTAGCTGGTTAGACCTACAGTTTTCTTTGAATTAATCTCTGGGTTAAATCTTCAATCAAATTTTTGCTTAAGGAGAATCCATTAAATGTCTCGAATAACGGCTGAACAACTTTATTTACATAATCTCCCAACGCTGATAAAGGAGTTTCTAAGGGAACATTGATGAAAGAAATTACCTCATCCTGATATGCCGATCTCCCTGGTGAAATGTATCGCCCAGGATTAGCCCACGATACCAATTCGCGACCACGTAATTTTGACCACTTGAATGCATAGGCAAGCTGCGTGCTTTCAGGATCACAGCCCATTGCCTTTGCAAATGAGATACCTACAGCAATTGCTTCAGCACACCTTATGACTGGCAACCCAAAATCTAAAAATTTCATTGGCTCAGGAGAACGTTGACTTTCTGAAATGTCATCTTGGAGTGTCCTCCTGAGATAGAAGCTACCTTTTGGATTAAACCTCATAAAATCAACTTCATCACTCGAACCACTAACTACAAGGGATTCCCAAACACCATCCATTACAAACGGTCTGGAATTTCTATCACTAAAATCTCTACTATCAAGCCAAACAGGCCAACCAGTATAGCGGGGGTTATTTGAATCCAGCAAATTGAGAAAGTCTCTATTTGCTGAATGTTGTGGTACCTTCCCGATAAAAAGTAATGCGACTTCCCAGTCTCCATGTTCAGGCAATTTCAATTTACGTTCAAGAATTACGGATTCGAATCTTTCTGCGCTTTCTTGAAGATACCCCCTAAGCAAATCTTCAATAGTTGGTTCTGACTCTGTTTTCTTTAAAATCGTAGATGCAAACTCTCCTACAATTTCTGGGTTTAGACCTCCTAAATGACGCCTGAGAAACCTTCCAATATCAGCTTCGCGATTATCGAAGCATACTTCAACTATTTTAGGCCAATCTTTCCAAGAAGCCTCCGTTGTGCTCGGAGTGTTATTGGCTCTTAAAGATCGAAGATAAACTGTATCCGCCTTGATCAATTTACGGCTGTTGACAACAAGTTCGGATTTTGTGGCAACCGGAGTCTTGACATCTGTAGGAATAATTATGACCGGATATCCCTGGCTTTCTTTTTGAGGAAACTCCACAATAACTTCAAAAGGCTCTGAAGCAAACCGTGATACTAAGCCTTGTATTTTATCGATATGAAATTTCTCTCTTACATTTGTTGGAACATTTTCAGTATCTGGAGTTAAAGTTTTATTATCAAATCCGATGATGAGATATCCTCCACCGTGGTTACGGAGCGCCAAAGCTGTCTTAACAATTTTAGCCATACCCTCTGGACTATCTGGATCAATCCATCTCTTTAATTCAACTGAAAGGCTCTCGCTTGGTCTTTCTATTAATTCTTGAATTCTGGAAGAGTCGATGTCCACTTTTAACCTCTTCTCATGTATAACGAGTCTGTATAAAAAGTCCTTTTACAAAGGGGTAGTTTCTCGATCAGCTTAGATTTTTTCAGGTTGTTATGCGAGATTTCCTTGCCTCAAGCCATTTCTTAAATGATGTTTGGCTTTCCCCAGACGGTTTACCAGCCAACAAGCCTTCAACACTTATATCTTCGTCAATATCCTCCCAATGGATTCCGTGACCTCTGCCAATTATCCTCCAATTAGCTCTTTCTTCCGGTGTGGCGTGCAAAAGACGAGGATACCAAGCTGTTGGAACTGATATAGTCCTTCCGTCGCTCATATCAACAGTTAGCGTATCCTCTGTTACTAATACGTCTTCTGCATACGGAATTTCAATCTCAATCGCTAAAGTAGTCATTCCAAGCCTCCAACATAACTTTTTGGTTTTCTTCGATAGTTTTGAGTATTCTTGATATTTCGATTCTGTTAAAGCCCCCACTACTGTATAGTCTCAATGGTTCAAGCCATATCTTGGCAATTTTATCATCACGCTCTATATGGACATGAGGCAGTTCATCTCGATCGCCTGAATAAAAGAAAAATCTATATGGCCCAATTCGTAGTATTGTGGGCATGTTTCGGTTCTTACCTCTTTATAATTTTTTGCGCATAACAATCATGGAGCTGTAAGTCATATTTTGTAAAAATTCTAAACCTGTAACTATTTGTTGTCAATCAGAATTTGGCGGAATGTTGTGTATATCCTTCAACCTCAATTGAATAGTCCTCGTTCCATTCCATTCGTTGATTTGAGGAGTAAAGGCTGCTTTTATGCCTTGATTAATTGGTAAAACATCTTTCCCCATATTAAAACCAATTGCATCGTATATAATTCCGCCTTCTTTTACCTTTAATTTTAAGTGCCCATTTCCAACTATGCTGGAACCTGAAACAGAAAGCATTGAAGAGTAAAAAGTGGGTTCCGGGTTGGAAGGGCCAAAGGGGGACAGCATTTCCATCTCCCCTAAGAATACCTCTGCTAATTCTCTCAGGGCTACATGAGCATCGATATGTATCCTTGGGATAAAGTCTTCTTCCGATAGTGCCTTCTTTACTATCTCCTCAAAGATATTCTGAAATTCAGGGATATTTTTTTCATCAATTGTTAAGCCTGCTGCATACTTATGCCCCCCAAAGCCTTCCAGAAGATAAGCGCAGCCCTTTAACCCTTCATAGAGATGAAAACCTTCAATACTCCTCGCCGACCCTTTACCAATCCCTCGATCCAGACTAATCATAACCGTAGGTTTATAATAATCCTCAGCTAATTTGGATGCCACTATACCTATTACCCCTGAATGCCAGTCAGGAGATGCCAGAATAATTGTCCTGCCGGTAAGTAACCCCTCATTATTTTCAACAAGTCCTTTCGCCTCTTCAATAATACGATTCTCAATCTGCTGCCTTTCTGTGTTCTCTGCGTCCAGAACGTTTGCGATGTCTTCTGCCTCTTTCAAA is drawn from Thermodesulfobacteriota bacterium and contains these coding sequences:
- a CDS encoding ABC transporter substrate-binding protein: MFIKSFKNTLVVLLLFICLTLFFGNSIASEVGVSEDTIKIGQWSPQTGPAALWGAVARGTEAYFKMLNAEGGIHGRKLIHYIRDDAYQPPRTVAAVKELVGRVGVFGFAGGVGTATGMAVKRYLNDQKIPWVGPASGSSRWANPPTRYLFALYPNYVDEAHILTLYAYNTLKKKKIAFFYQNDDYGKEGLMGAKKTLEGYNAKLVQEVSVEPLDTDISSQVLRLKMSDPDIVILWLLPKHAAMTMGAAAKIGFNPVWMTTSTLSDAEMMYDITKGLWEGVIFDCFAELPDSKHPLMIKYKKAHGEFSPNERWGMFFYAGFLFAEPMIEGFRRAGRDLTREKFADAMETIKNWNGGIGHNITFSPNQRQGQRSVFLGKCVKGKAVKISDWLEVKE
- a CDS encoding branched-chain amino acid ABC transporter permease, which translates into the protein MLTQLSQIIASGLAIGSCYALIALAMVIIYKTSEVLNFAQGEMAMVSTFFAYSLLSTYNIPFLIAFPLTLIFSLILGMIIELAFLRPTKNPTLLGLIVITLGAEMVLYGFAGWKWGAETKSFPSPILDTRVYNLKGIVISQLNLWIFAVCISLMVILFLFFRYSKLGIAMKATAQNQMAARLMGIRSKRILSFTWGLSSLIGAVAGVLIAPITLLDPNMMIDPLLKAFASAVLGGMTSLPGAALGGGILGVVENLFGWYVSTEFKSVVAFAIIVLVLCIRPSGLLARHYVKKV
- a CDS encoding branched-chain amino acid ABC transporter permease, encoding MDIKRGYQEDIRLFPTNVVKVWFFLLIAFLVLLPLFTKGYIVYNLNLVLINVIVALGMNILVGYTGQISLGHAGFFAIGAYASALIMTRLHLPFVFALPASGLIAAVFGFLLGLPALRLKGPYLVIATMGFGMAIIQIIGHWEGFFGGHMGIVTPKITFGHFELNTDRHLYYLIMIVTVGMTIAAINIIKSKVGRAFIAIRDSDIAAETIGVNLTYYKTLAFAVSAFYTGIGGSLMGFVLGFINPQNFNFFLSISFLAMVVVGGLGSILGSILGAILITILQIQLNNIPEIPLLGKGVIFLSQGWFSISGIANVSSIIFGLILIVIIIFEPLGLWGRWLKIKYYWKKWPF
- a CDS encoding type II toxin-antitoxin system HicB family antitoxin, producing MERYEIIIYWSDDDNAYIAEVPELPGCMAHGKSYELALRNAKEAIQLWIKTAEEFNDFIPEPKGRRLVYA
- a CDS encoding DUF2442 domain-containing protein; amino-acid sequence: MTTLAIEIEIPYAEDVLVTEDTLTVDMSDGRTISVPTAWYPRLLHATPEERANWRIIGRGHGIHWEDIDEDISVEGLLAGKPSGESQTSFKKWLEARKSRITT
- a CDS encoding MFS transporter — its product is MGIANLFTVSSFSSFFLFPIFITHHGGSKADIGIIMGLFALSAVLCRPWVSEMIDRIGRKRSYTVGCLIMSLLPVTYMLFRGDLSSFYFPLIFIRFVHGVGLAICFTSAFTYIADIVPKDRLNEGIGMFGVTGLTGLAIGPIVAEIVIRSFGFSVFFLTSAVMATLGLLVHLPLPESYVPASHGSSQSFFSVLVERKLFSVALVAMLFGFGLAASGSFVSPFAKEHNLPFISLYFISYSSSAVATRLLGGRLADRVGENQIIPYAMVLTGTGLLILIFMGGSMILVLSGLLTGCGHGFLFPSLNSLIIRNQPINIRGKITGIFTGSIDAGSFIGSIILGYIGEWAGFQALFLVAGLALLAGLWIYKPKIIRDK
- a CDS encoding ABC transporter ATP-binding protein — its product is MPFFEVENLLIRFGGLKALNNVSFQVEENSIYSIIGPNGAGKTTLFNCISGIYKPDTGRIIFKGEDIIRCRPHKIAVKGIARTFQNIELFSHMTTLDNLLLGRHCQMKTNILNSAFFTRKVVKEEVANREAVERIIDFLDLQSARNQLVANLPFGTRRLVELGRALALEPQLLLLDEPSAGMNLEEKGDLMIWIQDIKEDFGITILLIEHDMKLVMDISDRVLALNYGEKITEGLPLEVQHHKEVLKAYLGEEDTIA
- a CDS encoding class I SAM-dependent RNA methyltransferase, with product MKDLKQNNSIPKNLNIEIEKLVYGGEGLARTEFGVLLVPNTVPGETILVSSIHKRRGVFHGRLQDIFKPSEHRVPPFCDNFAKGCGGCQWQHIDYLEQVEIKRRIIEETLERIGKKTVKFPPLVFDLCFKGTRLRSLFHICHKKSEIGFYRFNTNDIIPIKECPLCVSSINHALSTIHENYDMLKSADSASIITNGNNVQLYLEGVKGSPLYFGPQYIEFLTGGFKYLANAKVFFQGHSTLNGKLIQIINDLVGEKRGELLLDLFCGVGFLSIPVSSHFNHVVGIDNQQESIQLAKENAKLNRLTNMEFYRQDLGLKNCLSGITSVDAVIIDPPRSGCPKILIEELARLNPPQIIMVSCNPATMARDIRMLMNNGYEIVSGYGIDIFPQTFHVETIVSLIKK
- a CDS encoding DUF4160 domain-containing protein; this translates as MPTILRIGPYRFFFYSGDRDELPHVHIERDDKIAKIWLEPLRLYSSGGFNRIEISRILKTIEENQKVMLEAWNDYFSD
- a CDS encoding TIGR02266 family protein — its product is MFNIVSEETYQDGDVIIREGDSGDWVYVILSGKVEISKTVGGNEFILGLLQPGEIFGELAFLTGISSSEGFKRTATARAVGVTTVGVIDREFLDREFNKIHSDFRMILTTIVERFRKMLGRASDFSSRKETRILQTLSLTYKDKKSFAKAYTGNLSNGGLFIITENPFQQGEQFLLKLQLPGLSDSVKVKCEVVWTRKKSETPETSPPGMGVKFIDITKKNHLMLEQYLKEIAKDEEKL
- a CDS encoding type II toxin-antitoxin system HicA family toxin; this translates as MNKYERLTQQILGGRADANIAFNDLCNLLLHCGFEMRVSGSHHIFRKAGIEEKINLQKDSNKAKPYQVKQVRNMILKYKLGGQD
- a CDS encoding ATP-binding protein, with amino-acid sequence MDIDSSRIQELIERPSESLSVELKRWIDPDSPEGMAKIVKTALALRNHGGGYLIIGFDNKTLTPDTENVPTNVREKFHIDKIQGLVSRFASEPFEVIVEFPQKESQGYPVIIIPTDVKTPVATKSELVVNSRKLIKADTVYLRSLRANNTPSTTEASWKDWPKIVEVCFDNREADIGRFLRRHLGGLNPEIVGEFASTILKKTESEPTIEDLLRGYLQESAERFESVILERKLKLPEHGDWEVALLFIGKVPQHSANRDFLNLLDSNNPRYTGWPVWLDSRDFSDRNSRPFVMDGVWESLVVSGSSDEVDFMRFNPKGSFYLRRTLQDDISESQRSPEPMKFLDFGLPVIRCAEAIAVGISFAKAMGCDPESTQLAYAFKWSKLRGRELVSWANPGRYISPGRSAYQDEVISFINVPLETPLSALGDYVNKVVQPLFETFNGFSLSKNLIEDLTQRLIQRKL